One Mugil cephalus isolate CIBA_MC_2020 chromosome 12, CIBA_Mcephalus_1.1, whole genome shotgun sequence DNA segment encodes these proteins:
- the LOC125017601 gene encoding acetylcholine receptor subunit alpha-like codes for MNPVFLAFHLVILAGVSWASTDETRLVKTLFTGYNKVVRPVNHFKDPVVVTVGLQLIQLISVDEVNQIVSSNVRLKQQWKDVNLHWNPEDYGGIKKIRVPSTDIWRPDLVLYNNADGDFAIVHETKVLLEHTGLITWNPPAIFKSYCEIIVLHFPFDLQNCSMKLGTWTYDGRLVVVNPDSDRPDLSHFMESGEWVMKDFRGWKHWVYYACCPETPYLDITYHFLMLRLPLYFIVNVIIPCMLFSFLTGLVFYLPTDSGEKMTLSISVLLSLTVFLLVIVELIPSTSSAVPLIGKYMLFTMVFVIASIIITVIVINTHHRSPSTHTMPDWVRKVFIETIPNIMFFSTMKRPGKEKQTKNIYGGDFDISDISGNQTTSVPYQSPITKNPDVRSAIEGVKYIAETMKSDEESNNAAEEWKFVAMVLDHILLCVFMAVCLIGTLGVFAGRLIELSML; via the exons ATGAATCCTGTGTTTCTCGCTTTTCATTTGGTCATTCTAGCAG gtgtgtccTGGGCCTCGACTGATGAAACGCGCTTGGTTAAAACCCTTTTCACCGGCTACAACAAGGTTGTCCGTCCTGTCAACCACTTCAAGGACCCGGTGGTTGTCACTGTGGGTCTCCAGCTCATTCAGCTCATCAGTGTG GATGAGGTCAACCAGATTGTCAGCAGCAACGTGCGACTGAAGCAG CAATGGAAAGACGTGAACTTGCACTGGAACCCGGAGGATTACGGTGGCATCAAAAAGATCAGAGTCCCCTCCACCGACATTTGGCGTCCTGATCTGGTTCTCTACAACAA CGCCGACGGTGACTTTGCCATCGTTCACGAGACCAAAGTGCTGCTGGAGCACACCGGGCTGATCACGTGGAACCCGCCGGCCATCTTCAAGAGCTACTGTGAAATCATTGTGCTGCACTTCCCCTTTGACCTCCAGAACTGCAGTATGAAGTTGGGCACTTGGACCTACGATGGAAGATTGGTCGTTGTCAATCCT GACAGTGACCGTCCAGATTTGAGTCATTTTATGGAAAGTGGAGAGTGGGTGATGAAGGATTTCCGTGGATGGAAGCACTGGGTGTACTACGCCTGCTGCCCAGAAACCCCCTACCTGGACATCACCTACCACTTCCTCATGCTGCGGCTCCCTCTCTACTTCATCGTCAACGTCATCATCCCATGCATGCTCTTCTCCTTCTTGACTGGACTTGTCTTCTATCTCCCTACAGACTCCG GTGAGAAGATGACTCTGAGTATCTCCGTCTTGCTGTCTCTGACTGTGTTCCTGCTGGTCATCGTGGAGCTGATCCCTTCCACTTCCAGCGCTGTACCTCTCATTGGGAAGTACATGCTCTTCACCATGGTGTTTGTCATTgcatccatcatcatcactgtcattGTCATCAACACCCACCACAGATCCCCAAGCACTCATACAATGCCAGACTGGGTCCGTAAG GTTTTTATTGAAACCATTCCCAACATCATGTTTTTCTCCACAATGAAACGGcctgggaaagaaaaacagactaAAAACATCTACGGTGGAGATTTTGACATCTCAGACATCTCTGGCAACCAGACCACTTCAGTTCCCTACCAGTCCCCCATCACCAAGAACCCTGATGTCCGCAGTGCCATCGAAGGAGTGAAGTACATCGCAGAAACCATGAAATCCGACGAGGAATCCAACAAT GCTGCTGAAGAGTGGAAGTTTGTGGCCATGGTGCTGGATCACATCCTGCTGTGCGTCTTCATGGCTGTGTGTCTGATCGGCACGCTAGGTGTTTTCGCAGGTCGCCTCATTGAGTTGAGCATGCTTTAA